In Candidatus Binatia bacterium, one DNA window encodes the following:
- the fxsT gene encoding FxSxx-COOH system tetratricopeptide repeat protein: MEAKSAGASKAALFVSRAGADADFAAVIGAMLEAEGYSVILQQWDFANRNFMERMHAALAQGARVIALLSPEYLSSDHCQAEWQNAIASDPLNTKSRLILLRVAECEPPGLLSGLAYWDLVPVRDNRALLQDIVLGAVREDRRGAATGGPYWRAPRTIVDGEAIRPVPGFSGREQELAALSESLVGYDCVAVVHGLGGVGKSSVAREYAWRKRGDYSVIWWLSAQTEDAVVDALLRLGALLVRGLDRLADRRAAAQQVTSSLLKGFAKPVLLIFDNLEDERLVHAWRPRTGSHVLATSRNAAWGSEVTAIPLQTWPLETAIEYLQRESGRPDFGEAGARDIALALGELPLALAHAAASLRGMRMVTPERYLARVSERLKNAPAAAEYPRSVFATFVTAIAHAEKEAPGAAAALCFAATFAPDEIPDELFRQPLENYRDDLRPELSDDGSALDLRSALANDLLLDEALGALDRLSLLTFAPASRTYAIHRLVQLAARDLFATDAAAWSECAVAVVEGIFPKVEFATWPECERLLPHAQAALADLSSDTLFLPAGRLAERCALYLRERGEFAAAVPLQTRALAIVEHAFGAQSPEAASSADYLAVIYWRQGRYADAEARFAKALTILEKTRGPEHLDVATSLNDLGMVFFEQGRYTEAQPLLDRALAIREKQLGPEHYGVALVLNNLANLHCVQGHNVDGERLQARTLEINEKAFGPDHPRVATSLNNLATLYEIQGRFDEAVPLLQRALQIWESAFGSEHPDLALPLHTLGKIHHRQGRYGEAEPLIVRSLALREKALGPDHPFVGLSLGTLAALYSRQGRHEDAEGLFARALANLEKGLGESHVELAETLGNLASMRDAQGRLEEAESLHERALAIREKTLGSDHELTTALRDDLRDLRARR; the protein is encoded by the coding sequence GTGGAAGCGAAATCCGCCGGGGCATCCAAGGCGGCGCTGTTCGTTAGCCGCGCCGGCGCCGACGCGGACTTCGCTGCGGTCATCGGCGCGATGTTGGAGGCCGAGGGCTACTCGGTCATCCTGCAGCAGTGGGACTTCGCAAACCGCAATTTCATGGAACGCATGCACGCCGCGCTGGCGCAAGGCGCGCGCGTGATCGCGCTGCTTTCCCCTGAATACCTGAGCAGCGATCACTGTCAGGCGGAGTGGCAAAACGCCATCGCCTCGGATCCTCTGAACACTAAATCCCGCCTCATTCTGCTGCGCGTCGCCGAGTGCGAACCGCCGGGGCTTTTGAGCGGCCTGGCTTATTGGGACCTCGTCCCTGTCCGCGATAATCGCGCGCTGCTTCAGGATATCGTGTTGGGCGCCGTGCGCGAAGATCGCCGGGGCGCAGCGACGGGCGGGCCGTATTGGCGAGCGCCGCGCACGATCGTGGATGGCGAGGCGATCCGTCCGGTTCCGGGCTTCAGCGGTCGCGAGCAAGAGCTTGCGGCGCTCTCCGAGTCCCTCGTAGGCTATGACTGCGTCGCCGTCGTGCACGGTCTAGGAGGCGTCGGCAAGTCGTCGGTCGCGCGCGAATACGCGTGGCGAAAACGCGGCGACTACTCCGTGATATGGTGGCTCAGCGCACAAACCGAGGACGCGGTGGTCGATGCTCTGCTCCGCCTGGGAGCGCTACTCGTGCGCGGCCTCGATCGGCTCGCCGACCGCAGGGCGGCGGCGCAGCAAGTCACGTCGTCGCTGTTAAAAGGCTTCGCAAAGCCGGTGCTGCTGATCTTCGACAATCTCGAAGACGAGCGGCTCGTGCACGCGTGGCGGCCGCGAACCGGTTCGCACGTCCTGGCGACGTCGAGGAACGCGGCATGGGGCTCGGAGGTCACCGCGATTCCCCTACAGACGTGGCCTCTCGAGACGGCGATCGAGTACTTGCAACGCGAGAGCGGGCGCCCGGATTTTGGCGAGGCTGGAGCGCGGGACATCGCGCTAGCGTTGGGCGAGCTTCCGCTGGCCCTCGCGCATGCGGCGGCGTCGTTGCGCGGGATGCGCATGGTGACGCCGGAACGTTATTTGGCGCGCGTCAGCGAGCGTCTCAAGAACGCTCCGGCCGCCGCCGAGTACCCGCGCTCCGTCTTTGCGACGTTCGTTACCGCGATCGCGCACGCAGAAAAGGAGGCTCCCGGAGCGGCGGCGGCGCTCTGCTTTGCCGCAACGTTCGCTCCCGACGAGATCCCCGACGAGCTCTTTCGGCAGCCGCTCGAAAACTATCGCGACGACTTGCGGCCGGAGCTGTCAGACGACGGCTCGGCGCTAGATCTGCGTTCCGCATTGGCGAACGATCTGCTGTTGGACGAAGCGCTTGGTGCTCTCGACCGGCTTTCGCTGCTGACCTTCGCGCCGGCATCGCGCACGTACGCGATCCACCGGCTCGTTCAACTTGCGGCGCGAGATCTCTTTGCCACCGATGCGGCGGCGTGGAGCGAGTGCGCCGTTGCGGTAGTGGAGGGAATTTTTCCCAAAGTGGAGTTCGCCACGTGGCCGGAATGCGAGCGGCTTCTGCCGCACGCGCAGGCCGCTCTGGCCGATCTCTCCAGCGATACGTTGTTTCTGCCGGCAGGCCGTCTAGCGGAACGATGCGCCCTCTACTTGCGCGAGCGCGGCGAATTTGCCGCGGCCGTGCCCTTGCAGACACGCGCGCTGGCAATCGTCGAGCACGCGTTTGGAGCGCAGAGCCCCGAAGCCGCGTCGAGCGCGGATTACCTCGCCGTCATCTATTGGCGCCAGGGCCGCTATGCGGATGCCGAAGCCCGATTCGCCAAGGCGCTCACGATCTTGGAGAAGACGCGCGGGCCCGAGCACCTCGACGTCGCAACGTCTCTCAATGACCTCGGCATGGTCTTTTTCGAGCAAGGGCGCTATACGGAAGCCCAGCCGCTGCTCGACCGCGCTTTAGCGATTCGAGAGAAGCAGCTCGGCCCGGAGCATTACGGCGTGGCCCTGGTGCTGAACAACCTCGCCAACCTGCATTGCGTGCAAGGGCACAACGTCGACGGGGAGCGGCTGCAGGCCCGGACTCTGGAGATCAACGAGAAGGCGTTCGGGCCCGATCATCCACGCGTCGCGACGAGCCTGAACAATCTCGCGACGCTGTACGAGATTCAAGGTCGTTTCGACGAAGCCGTTCCGCTCCTTCAGCGCGCGCTCCAAATCTGGGAGTCGGCGTTCGGATCCGAGCATCCAGACCTCGCGTTGCCTCTCCACACGCTCGGCAAGATCCACCATCGGCAGGGGCGTTATGGCGAGGCGGAGCCGCTGATTGTGCGTTCGTTGGCGCTCAGGGAGAAAGCGCTGGGACCGGATCATCCGTTCGTGGGACTAAGTCTCGGAACGCTCGCCGCGCTGTATAGCCGCCAGGGACGCCACGAGGATGCCGAAGGCCTGTTCGCTCGCGCGCTGGCAAACTTGGAGAAGGGGCTCGGCGAAAGTCACGTGGAGCTGGCCGAGACTCTCGGCAACCTTGCGAGCATGCGCGACGCTCAGGGTCGTTTGGAAGAGGCAGAATCGCTGCACGAGCGCGCACTCGCGATTCGTGAGAAAACGTTGGGATCCGATCACGAACTGACGACCGCCTTGCGAGACGATCTGCGCGACCTTCGGGCGAGGCGCTGA
- a CDS encoding Lrp/AsnC family transcriptional regulator has protein sequence MAKGPRFHALDRVDQAIVAALQRNGRDSFSEIGKAIGLSATSVAERVRRLEQAGVIQGYQVRLSAQKLGYPVTAFILARPNGPDARFVKVAGERPEILACYRVTGEFSFIAQAMVRDVGHLEELLNYLEPASVHIVTLVVLSTPFEARALPPRPDERNED, from the coding sequence GTGGCAAAAGGCCCGCGTTTTCACGCTCTGGACCGAGTAGACCAGGCGATTGTCGCCGCGCTTCAGCGAAATGGCCGAGATTCGTTTTCTGAGATCGGCAAAGCGATCGGCCTTTCGGCGACGAGCGTGGCGGAACGCGTCCGGCGCCTCGAGCAGGCAGGCGTGATTCAAGGCTATCAGGTTCGCCTCTCCGCGCAGAAGTTGGGCTATCCGGTAACGGCGTTCATCTTAGCGCGTCCAAACGGGCCGGATGCGCGATTCGTCAAAGTGGCCGGTGAGCGCCCGGAAATTCTCGCCTGCTACCGCGTGACCGGCGAGTTTTCGTTCATCGCGCAAGCCATGGTGCGGGACGTCGGCCATCTCGAGGAGCTGCTAAACTACCTCGAACCCGCCTCGGTTCACATCGTCACGCTCGTCGTTCTGTCCACGCCATTCGAGGCGCGGGCTTTACCGCCGCGGCCTGACGAACGAAATGAAGACTAA
- a CDS encoding sodium:solute symporter family protein — MSGAGLSLTIVGLVVFGTIAFALLGIRRVKMDPAQYIVGGRSFGTIFLWVLLAGEIYTTFTFLGIAGLSYSQGAPAFYAIAYGVCAYIIGYFLAPAVWRVAKDNNLLTGADFFEKRYDSRVLGVGIAILMFVMVVPYVALQLSGLQILLHIAGYGAYDATVAVCIAFIVLALFVFTAGLRGTAWASVVKDIFVLGGVTFAGIAIPIRFFGSPSAMLDRLVQVHPHMLALPAGSAFHGTAWYVSTVLLSAIGFYMGPHSWSAVYSARSGDTLRRNAMLLPLYQVFLALMILAGLAAALIHPGLKGTAVDQSFLLVVAQYYPPWVLGLIAGTGALAALVPASALLLAGASVITKNVAGDAFGVATSDAARTTLTRVLVICVALLALGVWLTAQRTVVELLLLYYNGVTQFTPGAVAAFVWKRASALSVGAGIVVGLAVAIPLAALNVSPWGINAGFLALIANAAVLVFISFVRPRR; from the coding sequence GTGAGTGGCGCGGGCTTGTCCCTGACGATCGTCGGGCTCGTCGTCTTCGGGACGATCGCGTTCGCGCTGCTCGGCATTCGCCGCGTCAAGATGGACCCGGCGCAGTATATCGTCGGCGGCCGATCCTTCGGAACAATCTTCCTGTGGGTACTGCTGGCCGGCGAGATCTACACGACGTTCACCTTCCTCGGAATCGCCGGGCTCTCATATTCGCAGGGCGCTCCCGCGTTTTACGCGATCGCCTACGGTGTATGCGCATACATCATCGGATATTTTCTGGCACCGGCGGTCTGGCGGGTCGCCAAGGACAACAACCTGCTTACAGGGGCCGACTTCTTCGAGAAGCGCTATGACAGCCGCGTCCTCGGCGTCGGCATCGCGATTCTGATGTTCGTGATGGTCGTGCCGTACGTAGCGCTTCAGCTCAGCGGCCTGCAGATTCTGCTGCACATCGCAGGATACGGCGCCTATGACGCGACCGTGGCGGTCTGCATCGCTTTCATTGTGCTGGCGCTCTTCGTCTTCACGGCGGGGCTGCGCGGCACCGCCTGGGCCAGCGTCGTCAAAGACATCTTCGTGCTCGGCGGCGTGACGTTTGCCGGTATCGCTATCCCGATACGCTTTTTCGGCTCGCCTTCGGCAATGCTGGATCGGCTCGTCCAGGTGCATCCGCACATGCTCGCCTTACCAGCCGGAAGCGCGTTTCACGGAACGGCGTGGTACGTCTCGACTGTCCTGTTGTCGGCGATCGGGTTTTACATGGGACCGCATTCGTGGAGCGCGGTGTACAGCGCGCGAAGCGGCGACACGCTGCGTCGCAACGCCATGCTGCTGCCGCTCTACCAGGTGTTCCTAGCCCTGATGATCCTCGCCGGCCTCGCGGCGGCGCTCATACATCCCGGCCTCAAGGGCACAGCGGTCGATCAATCGTTCCTGCTCGTCGTCGCGCAATACTATCCGCCATGGGTGCTCGGCCTGATCGCCGGCACCGGAGCGCTAGCGGCGCTCGTCCCGGCGTCCGCGCTGTTGCTCGCCGGAGCGAGCGTGATCACCAAGAACGTGGCGGGCGACGCGTTTGGAGTGGCGACGAGCGACGCAGCGCGAACGACGCTGACGCGCGTCCTCGTCATCTGCGTCGCACTGCTCGCGCTCGGCGTCTGGCTGACGGCGCAAAGGACGGTCGTCGAGCTGCTCCTGCTTTACTATAACGGCGTGACGCAGTTTACGCCAGGCGCCGTCGCCGCGTTTGTTTGGAAACGCGCGAGTGCGCTATCCGTCGGCGCGGGTATCGTGGTAGGCCTCGCGGTTGCAATCCCGCTGGCGGCCCTCAACGTCTCGCCATGGGGGATCAACGCCGGCTTCCTGGCGCTCATCGCCAACGCCGCCGTGTTAGTCTTCATTTCGTTCGTCAGGCCGCGGCGGTAA
- a CDS encoding DUF3311 domain-containing protein: MLRALLVAIPIAALTFVVPLVNRVEPRLFGLPFLLSWILTWSLLTPAFLWMLGRVERRW; this comes from the coding sequence ATGCTGCGCGCCCTTCTCGTGGCGATACCGATCGCCGCGTTGACCTTCGTCGTGCCGCTCGTCAACCGGGTCGAGCCGAGGCTTTTCGGCCTCCCCTTCCTTCTCAGCTGGATACTGACGTGGTCGCTGCTGACGCCGGCGTTCCTGTGGATGCTTGGCCGCGTGGAGCGCCGCTGGTGA
- a CDS encoding LemA family protein, protein MQQRRSYVGPIVVIAIVVIVFLFIGGTYNSLVSLGQAVDAQWGQVQNVYQRRADLIPNLVATVKGAANFEKSTYVDVAKARASVGQISPQVVQNAVNNPQDFAKYAAAQDSLGAALSHLLAVVENYPQLRATENFQTLQAQLEGTENRIAFERRKYNDVARAFNTRRDTIPTVFVAGLFGSRFNEKPYFQAQPGAAQAPAVNFSP, encoded by the coding sequence ATGCAACAGCGCCGTTCGTACGTTGGTCCAATCGTCGTTATCGCGATCGTCGTCATCGTGTTTCTTTTTATCGGAGGCACCTATAACTCGCTCGTATCTCTTGGGCAGGCCGTCGACGCGCAGTGGGGTCAGGTGCAGAACGTCTACCAGCGGCGTGCGGACCTCATTCCAAACCTGGTTGCGACGGTGAAGGGCGCGGCCAACTTCGAGAAGAGCACTTACGTGGATGTGGCCAAGGCTCGCGCGAGCGTGGGACAGATCTCGCCGCAGGTCGTGCAGAACGCGGTAAACAATCCGCAGGACTTCGCGAAGTACGCCGCCGCGCAGGACTCGCTGGGCGCCGCGCTCTCGCATCTGCTCGCCGTCGTCGAGAATTACCCTCAGCTGAGAGCCACCGAAAACTTCCAGACGCTCCAGGCGCAACTCGAAGGAACGGAAAACCGCATCGCGTTCGAGCGCCGCAAGTACAACGATGTCGCGCGCGCGTTCAATACCAGGCGCGACACCATCCCGACGGTGTTCGTCGCGGGGCTTTTCGGTAGCCGCTTCAACGAGAAGCCGTATTTCCAAGCGCAGCCCGGCGCGGCTCAGGCGCCGGCCGTCAACTTCTCGCCGTGA
- a CDS encoding TPM domain-containing protein, with protein MTRDERSAIARAVADAEEGTSGRIGVRVVPGRDVDAFERAKREFARVGLHRHAHANAALILVAPQAQRFAIIGDRALHERVGDAFWRDVVAESEPYFARGALRDGIIHAVERLGEALRAHFMVENREAP; from the coding sequence GTGACGCGAGACGAACGCTCCGCGATCGCGCGCGCCGTCGCCGACGCGGAAGAGGGCACGAGCGGCCGGATCGGCGTGCGCGTCGTTCCCGGTCGCGACGTCGACGCCTTCGAGCGCGCGAAACGGGAGTTCGCGCGGGTGGGCCTGCATCGCCACGCTCACGCGAACGCCGCGTTGATTTTAGTGGCACCCCAGGCGCAGCGCTTCGCGATCATCGGTGATCGCGCGCTACACGAGAGGGTCGGCGATGCGTTCTGGCGCGACGTCGTCGCGGAGTCGGAGCCCTACTTTGCGCGAGGTGCGTTGCGCGACGGCATCATCCACGCGGTCGAGAGGCTTGGCGAGGCGCTGCGCGCGCACTTTATGGTCGAAAATCGGGAGGCGCCATGA
- a CDS encoding TPM domain-containing protein, with amino-acid sequence MRPSLALLVLSVVALAWPLSTSAQGFKIPPAPGHYVTDNAGVLSPDTRSSVENELHAYETATGHQVVVWIGQTTGDVPLETWTGETADHWKVGRRGHDDGAVLFLFMRDHKVRIEVGYGLESSLTDADSHRIISDVIVPRMKADDPNGAVSSGVAAMLTTITPGYKGVTPPPEEAPSSVGIGVGAFIAVVIGLTFLFLIFMIIMAVVRTIRYGYLIMREGPKAASKDMKSWPVWAGGAFVAGSSGFGGGGDFGGGFSGGGGGFGGGGASGGW; translated from the coding sequence ATGAGACCGAGCCTCGCGCTTCTCGTTTTGAGTGTCGTCGCGCTCGCGTGGCCGCTTTCGACATCGGCTCAGGGTTTCAAAATTCCACCGGCCCCGGGCCACTACGTAACCGACAACGCCGGCGTTCTTTCACCTGACACGCGCTCGTCGGTCGAGAACGAGCTGCACGCTTACGAGACGGCCACTGGGCATCAGGTCGTCGTGTGGATCGGGCAGACGACGGGCGACGTTCCGCTCGAGACGTGGACCGGCGAAACTGCCGATCACTGGAAGGTCGGGCGGCGCGGTCACGACGACGGCGCGGTGCTCTTTCTCTTCATGCGGGACCACAAGGTTCGAATCGAGGTGGGCTACGGTCTCGAGAGTTCGTTGACCGACGCCGACTCGCACCGAATCATCAGTGACGTTATCGTCCCTCGAATGAAGGCCGACGATCCCAATGGGGCCGTGTCGAGCGGAGTGGCGGCGATGCTTACGACGATCACGCCGGGATACAAGGGCGTGACGCCGCCGCCGGAAGAAGCGCCGAGCAGCGTCGGCATCGGGGTCGGGGCATTCATCGCCGTCGTGATTGGTCTAACGTTCCTCTTCCTAATCTTCATGATCATCATGGCGGTGGTCCGGACGATTCGCTACGGATATCTCATCATGCGTGAGGGGCCGAAGGCCGCGAGCAAGGACATGAAGAGTTGGCCGGTCTGGGCCGGCGGCGCGTTCGTCGCCGGGTCGTCCGGCTTTGGCGGGGGCGGCGATTTCGGCGGCGGCTTTTCAGGCGGCGGAGGCGGCTTCGGCGGCGGAGGCGCGTCGGGCGGCTGGTAA
- a CDS encoding LuxR C-terminal-related transcriptional regulator — protein sequence MGEEELRFTLDEARLAARGLGLERRDDELNDLLALTEGWPAAMSFALRTSTRSSDLRNVSALTREMIYHFLAEQVYSGLDADERAVLEVAIALPVISLGVLERAGFDRALPVVERLRERTAFIYEESPGIYQCHDLFREFLRHQSALGGKQAQQRVQERAARALEASWDIEHAIAAYVLAASSGDVLRLLERDGFDMLERARGDVVARAIESLDEHTRRQNATVLALQGALQATAGKFARAESLLRRALAKAGNNRDLFAITSLRLASLVANQGGNVTELLRAVGDDDEQDAGRRAEALSLMAGKAAASAEPKIAETALARLEPLLLEIDSDVVRARVLHHSGIAFHHLGIADRAFEVLTQSSDVAADLHLYSIESRANAVLSNLVLHEEDDVDRQLRYAEFAADAATKAGDTFALQTALLQMLSAQMRRGNVEESIATEQRLAGIKTNDLADRFLALFRAVRLAWEGRFAEAHQLVAPRWSQMAFSFDKVVSGSEYALFLAIDGKREESAKLTREILAVLSTSTVTGRFRIRSMMIAKALSALAEAINGRAMHADRILRGIKLGSDSVIELVVTTVRNVLLRLTHRSDAGERRVRNGITELSRLGYADVARLLGAVDDVLGARGNHTQSTQLTPSEVDVLKLLDEGLIPKEIALRKDRSVCTIRVHIANAVAKLGCHGKAEAVRRARQEGII from the coding sequence ATGGGCGAAGAAGAGCTGCGCTTTACGCTGGACGAGGCCCGGTTGGCCGCCCGCGGCCTGGGCCTGGAGCGGCGCGATGACGAGCTCAACGACTTGCTCGCCCTTACCGAAGGCTGGCCGGCCGCGATGAGCTTCGCATTGCGGACGTCGACGCGCTCGTCGGACCTGCGCAACGTTTCGGCACTGACGCGCGAGATGATTTACCATTTCTTGGCGGAGCAAGTTTACAGCGGGCTCGACGCAGACGAACGCGCGGTCCTCGAGGTGGCGATCGCGCTGCCTGTCATCAGCCTCGGGGTGCTCGAGCGAGCAGGATTTGATCGCGCCCTGCCGGTCGTCGAGAGGCTGCGAGAGCGCACGGCGTTCATTTATGAGGAATCGCCGGGCATCTATCAGTGCCACGACCTCTTCCGTGAGTTCTTGCGGCATCAAAGCGCGCTGGGCGGAAAGCAGGCGCAACAGCGCGTCCAAGAACGTGCCGCGAGGGCGCTCGAGGCGAGCTGGGATATCGAGCACGCGATCGCGGCCTACGTACTCGCTGCTTCGTCCGGCGACGTCCTTCGTCTGCTCGAGCGCGACGGCTTCGACATGTTGGAACGCGCTCGCGGCGACGTAGTGGCGCGGGCGATCGAATCTCTGGACGAGCATACGCGCCGCCAGAATGCCACGGTCCTAGCGCTGCAAGGAGCTCTCCAAGCGACGGCAGGGAAATTCGCGCGCGCGGAATCACTCCTACGCCGCGCCCTCGCAAAAGCCGGCAACAACCGCGACCTATTCGCCATAACAAGCCTTCGTCTCGCATCCCTAGTTGCAAATCAGGGAGGCAACGTGACCGAGCTTCTACGCGCGGTTGGCGATGATGATGAGCAAGATGCCGGTCGTCGCGCGGAGGCGCTGTCGCTTATGGCCGGCAAGGCGGCCGCAAGCGCAGAGCCTAAAATCGCGGAGACGGCTCTTGCACGGTTAGAGCCGCTGCTTCTCGAGATTGACTCGGATGTTGTCCGCGCAAGAGTCCTGCACCACAGCGGCATAGCCTTCCACCACCTTGGGATTGCCGACCGGGCGTTTGAGGTGTTAACGCAGTCAAGCGACGTCGCCGCGGACCTGCATCTGTACAGTATCGAAAGCAGAGCAAATGCTGTGCTTTCCAATTTGGTCCTTCATGAGGAGGACGACGTGGATCGACAGCTTCGGTACGCTGAATTTGCGGCGGATGCAGCGACCAAGGCTGGCGACACCTTCGCGCTTCAAACCGCACTTCTTCAGATGCTGAGCGCCCAGATGCGTCGAGGTAACGTTGAAGAGAGCATCGCGACTGAACAGCGGTTGGCAGGAATAAAAACGAACGATTTGGCCGACCGGTTCTTGGCGCTCTTCAGAGCGGTGAGGCTCGCCTGGGAGGGACGATTTGCCGAAGCCCATCAGCTTGTCGCACCGCGCTGGTCGCAAATGGCCTTTAGCTTCGATAAGGTGGTATCAGGTAGCGAGTATGCCCTTTTTCTGGCGATCGACGGGAAGCGCGAAGAATCGGCAAAACTCACACGGGAAATATTGGCGGTCCTCAGCACGTCGACTGTAACAGGCCGCTTCCGAATACGGTCGATGATGATCGCGAAAGCACTTTCGGCACTGGCGGAAGCGATCAATGGGCGAGCGATGCATGCGGATCGGATCCTGCGCGGGATCAAGTTGGGCAGCGACTCCGTCATAGAGCTTGTGGTCACGACTGTTCGTAACGTGTTGTTGAGACTGACGCACCGAAGCGATGCGGGCGAACGCCGGGTTAGGAACGGGATCACAGAATTGAGCAGGCTCGGTTACGCCGACGTTGCACGGCTACTTGGGGCGGTCGACGATGTGCTTGGGGCGCGAGGCAATCATACTCAAAGTACGCAGCTCACCCCGTCAGAGGTCGACGTCCTTAAACTGTTGGACGAAGGGCTTATTCCTAAGGAGATTGCGTTACGAAAGGATCGCAGCGTTTGCACAATCCGAGTCCACATCGCAAATGCGGTCGCGAAGCTTGGCTGCCACGGGAAAGCGGAAGCGGTCCGGCGAGCGCGCCAAGAAGGCATCATCTGA
- a CDS encoding response regulator transcription factor yields the protein MPNARVAVIDDDRMVREMLELGLSREGYEVRTATDGLAALELVKVFDPELIVLDIMMPKIDGVTLLPRLREITQAPILMLTAKGGTEDKVRSLSSGADDYLVKPFVFEELIARLQAKLRRPQLIEENVLRWRDISINPGTREAWRGKDPLEFTQREFDLLEVFMREPRRVFSKDHLLEIVWGHDFEGGPNIVETYISYLRAKIDRAGEQGSFIRTVRGVGYGLSQ from the coding sequence ATGCCCAATGCCCGCGTTGCGGTCATCGACGACGACCGTATGGTTCGGGAGATGTTGGAACTCGGGCTCTCCCGCGAGGGCTACGAGGTGCGGACGGCAACGGATGGCTTGGCTGCCCTCGAGCTCGTGAAAGTCTTCGATCCCGAGCTCATCGTGCTCGACATCATGATGCCGAAGATCGACGGGGTGACACTGCTCCCTCGGTTGCGCGAAATCACGCAAGCGCCGATCCTGATGTTGACCGCGAAGGGCGGTACCGAAGATAAGGTTCGTTCCCTGAGTTCCGGCGCCGACGACTATCTAGTCAAGCCGTTCGTCTTTGAAGAGTTGATCGCGCGCCTCCAGGCGAAGCTGCGGCGCCCGCAGCTCATCGAGGAAAACGTCCTGCGCTGGCGTGACATCTCGATCAATCCCGGGACGCGCGAGGCCTGGCGCGGTAAGGATCCGCTCGAGTTCACCCAACGCGAGTTCGACCTTCTCGAAGTGTTCATGCGGGAGCCGCGGCGCGTCTTCAGCAAGGATCATTTGCTCGAGATCGTTTGGGGACACGACTTTGAGGGCGGCCCGAACATCGTTGAGACCTACATCTCATATCTACGCGCGAAAATCGACCGCGCGGGAGAACAGGGCTCGTTCATTCGAACAGTCCGCGGCGTCGGCTACGGCCTCTCTCAATAG